The Sphingomonas sanxanigenens DSM 19645 = NX02 genome includes a region encoding these proteins:
- a CDS encoding DUF934 domain-containing protein, with protein MAELRFRDDLPHDEPAVTLDSFLDQSNATAVRIEPGDDARALLPHLERLALIDVSFPKFRDGRGYSAARILREAGYAGELRASGDVLVDQILPMRRCGFDSFLPDAPLDASVVEASLARYDHVYQRAADGVAPVWKLRHG; from the coding sequence ATGGCTGAGTTGCGCTTTCGCGACGACCTGCCGCATGACGAACCGGCGGTGACGCTGGATTCGTTCCTCGACCAGTCCAATGCCACCGCGGTGCGCATCGAGCCGGGCGACGATGCCCGCGCGCTGCTGCCGCATCTCGAACGGCTGGCGCTGATCGACGTCAGCTTCCCCAAGTTCCGCGACGGCCGCGGCTATTCGGCGGCGCGGATCCTGCGCGAAGCCGGCTATGCCGGCGAACTGCGCGCCTCGGGCGACGTGCTGGTCGACCAGATCCTGCCGATGCGGCGCTGCGGCTTCGACAGCTTCCTGCCCGATGCGCCGCTCGACGCCTCGGTCGTGGAGGCGAGCCTCGCCCGTTACGATCATGTCTATCAGCGCGCGGCCGATGGCGTCGCGCCGGTCTGGAAACTCCGTCATGGCTGA
- a CDS encoding YadA-like family protein — protein sequence MTPTFKGARAALFAAASICTISIVAPAAADVTPECNSTLTGVNNTECGALSSAGPAGATAVGTGATADGVDAVAIGSDDAGAAPARATGNSTTAVGGEAEAVGPGASAFGWRADALAERATALGHLASATGVRATAVGEAASASGLTSVAVGNQSVASDEDAVAMGDLATASGFHSTAVGGEAVASGRGAQAFGWQAQATGALSLASGHQAVASGDTATAVGKSAVASGTTSVAVGSFAVASDEDAAAFGDKAQATGFHSTAVGGEAVASGRGAQAFGWQSQATGALSLASGHQAVASGDTATAVGKSAVASGTTSVAVGSFAVASDEDAAAFGDKAQATGFHSTAVGGEAVASGRGAQAFGWQSAATGGLSLAVGHQAVAAGANASAIGKNANAQFDGSTAVGFGATTTRANQVVLGGAGSSVTVGDIGASTAAQSGPVGVVTVDASGTLGQNNTIIPAIAAIQTLNTQQSAQISSLQAGQATLFDITRVQRREIRRANEGVAMALAMDTPMLPGETRFALSGGIGYYQDRTAGTAAFSARVGTNAAITGGVGFGFDSGEIGARGGFQVAW from the coding sequence ATGACCCCGACCTTTAAGGGCGCGCGTGCCGCGCTGTTTGCGGCCGCGAGTATTTGCACGATATCGATCGTTGCTCCCGCCGCGGCGGATGTCACCCCCGAATGCAACAGCACGCTGACCGGCGTGAACAACACCGAATGCGGCGCGCTGTCGTCCGCGGGTCCTGCGGGCGCGACGGCGGTCGGCACCGGCGCCACGGCCGATGGCGTGGATGCGGTGGCGATTGGTTCCGACGATGCCGGCGCTGCGCCCGCGCGCGCGACGGGCAACTCGACGACCGCGGTCGGCGGCGAGGCGGAAGCGGTGGGGCCGGGCGCCAGCGCCTTCGGCTGGCGCGCGGACGCGCTCGCCGAGCGCGCGACGGCGCTGGGCCATCTCGCCTCCGCCACCGGCGTCCGCGCCACCGCGGTCGGCGAGGCGGCGAGCGCCAGCGGTTTGACCTCGGTCGCGGTCGGCAACCAGTCGGTCGCGTCGGATGAGGATGCGGTGGCGATGGGCGACCTCGCCACCGCCAGCGGCTTCCATTCGACCGCGGTCGGCGGCGAGGCGGTCGCCTCGGGCCGCGGCGCGCAGGCGTTCGGCTGGCAGGCCCAGGCGACCGGCGCGCTGAGCCTCGCCTCGGGCCACCAGGCGGTGGCGAGCGGCGACACCGCGACGGCCGTCGGCAAGAGCGCCGTGGCATCGGGCACCACCTCGGTCGCGGTGGGCAGCTTCGCCGTCGCGTCGGACGAGGACGCCGCCGCCTTCGGCGACAAGGCGCAGGCGACCGGCTTCCATTCGACTGCAGTCGGCGGCGAGGCGGTCGCCTCCGGGCGGGGCGCGCAGGCGTTCGGCTGGCAATCACAGGCCACCGGCGCGCTGAGCCTCGCCTCGGGCCACCAGGCGGTGGCGAGCGGCGACACCGCGACGGCCGTCGGCAAGAGCGCCGTGGCGTCGGGGACCACCTCGGTCGCGGTCGGCAGCTTCGCCGTCGCGTCGGACGAGGATGCCGCAGCCTTCGGCGACAAGGCGCAGGCGACCGGCTTCCATTCGACTGCGGTTGGCGGCGAGGCGGTCGCCTCGGGTCGTGGCGCGCAGGCGTTCGGCTGGCAATCGGCGGCAACGGGTGGTCTCAGCCTTGCGGTCGGCCATCAGGCGGTGGCGGCGGGGGCCAATGCGAGCGCGATCGGCAAGAACGCCAACGCCCAGTTCGACGGCTCGACCGCAGTCGGCTTCGGCGCCACGACGACGCGCGCCAACCAGGTCGTGCTGGGCGGCGCGGGAAGCTCGGTGACGGTGGGCGACATCGGCGCCTCCACCGCCGCGCAGAGCGGGCCGGTGGGCGTGGTGACCGTCGATGCCTCGGGCACGCTCGGCCAGAACAACACGATCATCCCGGCGATCGCGGCGATCCAGACGCTCAACACCCAGCAATCGGCGCAGATCAGTTCGCTGCAGGCCGGGCAGGCGACCCTGTTCGACATCACCCGCGTGCAGCGGCGCGAGATCCGGCGGGCGAATGAAGGCGTCGCGATGGCGCTGGCGATGGATACGCCGATGCTGCCGGGAGAGACGCGTTTCGCGCTCTCCGGCGGGATCGGCTATTATCAGGATCGCACCGCCGGCACCGCTGCGTTCAGCGCGCGGGTGGGCACCAACGCCGCCATCACGGGCGGCGTCGGCTTCGGCTTCGATTCAGGAGAGATCGGCGCCCGCGGCGGATTCCAGGTCGCATGGTGA
- a CDS encoding DUF4331 family protein, whose product MRKILKALPIVLALASMTSLAACDDNDDPTPTPTPTPTPTPTPTPTPTPTPTPTPTPTAFNVTPCLTQTVPGTGRTVASLVIPDTIHVDFSAASGFPNGRRLPDPVIDVTLAVIFLDLSTHSPLTLFNLPLNPPQNDVAFRSSFPYLAAAQGTPPLPSGPGRLWNFRTDPESAFVRVDRMGMPAVATALVGSSNKNAYNDDSPEQDVQGGGKWAGEFAGQLTTLTNALADDLTAAGLKPCATPVTP is encoded by the coding sequence ATGCGCAAGATCCTGAAAGCGTTGCCGATCGTGCTCGCCCTGGCATCGATGACGTCGCTCGCCGCGTGCGACGACAATGACGATCCGACGCCCACGCCGACGCCGACCCCCACACCGACGCCAACCCCGACACCGACGCCGACACCGACCCCCACGCCAACGCCGACGCCCACCGCGTTCAACGTCACCCCCTGCCTGACGCAGACGGTGCCGGGCACGGGTCGCACGGTGGCGAGCCTGGTGATCCCGGATACGATCCACGTCGACTTCTCGGCTGCCTCGGGCTTCCCCAACGGCCGCCGCCTGCCGGATCCCGTGATCGACGTGACGCTTGCGGTGATCTTCCTGGATCTCAGCACGCACAGTCCGCTGACCTTGTTCAACCTGCCGCTGAACCCGCCGCAGAACGACGTGGCGTTCCGATCGAGCTTCCCCTATCTCGCGGCGGCGCAAGGCACGCCACCCTTGCCATCGGGGCCGGGCCGACTGTGGAATTTCCGGACCGATCCGGAATCCGCCTTCGTCCGCGTCGACCGGATGGGCATGCCGGCGGTAGCGACGGCGCTGGTCGGTTCGTCCAACAAGAACGCCTATAATGACGACAGCCCCGAGCAGGATGTTCAGGGTGGCGGCAAATGGGCGGGCGAATTCGCCGGCCAGCTTACGACCCTGACCAACGCGCTTGCCGACGACCTCACGGCCGCCGGACTGAAACCCTGCGCAACCCCCGTCACACCGTGA
- a CDS encoding phosphoadenylyl-sulfate reductase, whose product MAEPALARQRDRIDVAPRFTAADAIRLNNLFRGTETQEMLKTLLTEQMLGEVAVVSSFGAESAVLLHLIASVDPATPVLFLDTGKHFPETLAYAKTLTERLGLTNLRVLTPDAEEIAKRDETGLRWSYDPDGCCEIRKVKPLEKALAGLDASITGRKGFQSKTRAGLPRFELDGDRLKVNPLASWDAAKIDAYFEAHDLPRHPLVAEGYPSIGCQPCTSKVKPGEDPRAGRWRGWDKVECGIHVPVADPDDPANQPAF is encoded by the coding sequence ATGGCTGAACCCGCCCTCGCGCGTCAGCGCGACCGGATCGACGTTGCCCCGCGCTTCACCGCGGCCGATGCGATCCGCCTCAACAATCTGTTCCGCGGCACCGAAACGCAGGAGATGCTGAAGACCCTGCTGACCGAGCAGATGCTCGGCGAGGTCGCGGTCGTCTCATCGTTCGGCGCGGAATCGGCGGTGCTGCTGCACCTGATCGCCTCGGTCGATCCGGCGACGCCGGTGCTGTTCCTCGATACCGGCAAGCATTTCCCGGAAACGCTTGCCTATGCCAAGACGCTGACCGAGCGGCTGGGGCTCACCAACCTGCGCGTGCTGACACCCGACGCGGAAGAGATCGCCAAGCGCGACGAGACCGGCCTGCGCTGGTCCTACGACCCCGATGGCTGCTGCGAGATCCGCAAGGTGAAGCCGCTGGAAAAGGCACTGGCCGGGCTCGATGCCTCTATCACCGGCCGCAAGGGCTTCCAGTCCAAGACCCGTGCCGGCCTGCCGCGCTTCGAACTCGATGGCGATCGGCTGAAGGTCAACCCGCTGGCGAGTTGGGACGCGGCGAAGATCGACGCCTATTTCGAGGCGCATGACCTGCCCCGCCATCCGCTGGTCGCGGAAGGCTATCCCTCGATCGGCTGCCAGCCCTGCACCAGCAAGGTGAAGCCGGGCGAAGACCCCCGCGCCGGGCGCTGGCGCGGCTGGGACAAGGTGGAGTGCGGCATCCACGTGCCCGTCGCCGATCCGGACGATCCCGCGAACCAGCCCGCGTTCTGA
- a CDS encoding DUF4331 family protein yields the protein MSRLMRTLAIAGACALAAPALFFSAQYFSPAADHLDPPGRTDKAFDTTPDRAADIADVYTWHTDTALVIAMTFAGPAGTNRPGTYDRDVLYGINVSTDGVRETTELPIRVRFGSGGGGYGVQFSGLPGVATPFAGPVETDLTTPNGIKVRAGLFDDPFFFDLQGFRETRSTGMLRFDRTRDFFAGQNDTAIVIEIPRAALPEGTGSVDIWGSTARFAAGES from the coding sequence ATGAGTCGTCTCATGCGCACCCTGGCGATTGCAGGCGCATGCGCGCTTGCGGCGCCAGCCCTTTTTTTCTCGGCGCAGTATTTCTCGCCGGCCGCCGACCACCTCGACCCGCCGGGCCGCACCGACAAGGCGTTCGATACGACGCCCGATCGCGCCGCCGACATCGCCGACGTCTATACGTGGCACACCGACACCGCCCTGGTCATCGCGATGACCTTCGCGGGCCCGGCCGGCACCAACCGCCCCGGCACCTATGACCGCGACGTCCTCTACGGCATCAACGTCTCCACCGATGGCGTGCGCGAGACCACCGAATTGCCGATCCGCGTCCGCTTCGGCAGCGGCGGCGGCGGCTATGGCGTGCAATTCTCCGGCCTGCCCGGCGTCGCCACCCCCTTCGCCGGCCCGGTCGAGACCGACCTCACCACGCCCAATGGCATCAAGGTGCGCGCGGGCCTGTTCGACGATCCCTTCTTCTTCGACCTTCAGGGTTTCCGGGAGACGCGCTCCACCGGCATGTTGAGGTTCGACAGGACGCGCGACTTCTTCGCCGGGCAGAACGACACCGCGATCGTCATCGAAATCCCGCGCGCGGCGCTGCCGGAAGGGACCGGTTCGGTCGACATCTGGGGCTCCACGGCCCGTTTCGCGGCGGGAGAATCCTGA
- a CDS encoding DUF2849 domain-containing protein yields MKILTGNDLKSGAVTWWTGSDWSLHVEDAADVGEHGEAIAAAEEGARRVNGPYVIDATATPEGPRPAHIKDRIRALGPTVRADLTLKPADPDAGNWVI; encoded by the coding sequence GTGAAGATATTGACGGGCAATGATTTGAAGTCGGGCGCGGTGACCTGGTGGACCGGCAGCGACTGGTCGCTCCATGTCGAGGATGCTGCCGACGTCGGCGAGCATGGCGAAGCGATTGCCGCCGCCGAGGAAGGCGCGCGCCGCGTCAACGGCCCCTATGTGATCGATGCGACCGCGACGCCGGAAGGCCCCCGCCCCGCGCACATCAAGGACCGCATCCGCGCGCTCGGCCCCACGGTGCGCGCCGACCTGACCCTCAAGCCCGCCGACCCCGATGCCGGCAATTGGGTGATCTGA
- a CDS encoding HupE/UreJ family protein, which produces MMGSFRLVRLIAALFATLFLVSPATAHLTPNSEIQLEIGQRDVVAEVAIPLSEVEYAMGKRFTVAADGSVGAGAAQIMAYVGDRLALSTSGARWRIVPGGLTMIDNGGSYDVHLRFRATPPPGRSPRRFDLDYRAVIDVVPSHFVLVLLRSDYAGGAISHEPELLGGLRSKTTVLHVDRGSGSAWNGFISSIGLGMQHIAEGHDHLLFLLALLLPAPVIAAAGRWTGYAGVRGAARKLVRIVTAFTVGHSVTLIGGAFFGWQLPAQPVEVLIALSILVSAAHAFRPIFPGREALVAAGFGLIHGLAFATLVGNYGLDPWQKAQSILGFNLGIELVQLLVVACVMPALMLLARARAYAPVRLAGAGFAAIAATAWLIERLFGTSNILASAIDSMLVHAPWLILALTLAAVGVFWARRRVLATV; this is translated from the coding sequence ATGATGGGTAGTTTCCGGTTGGTCCGGCTGATTGCGGCGCTGTTCGCGACACTCTTTCTCGTGTCGCCAGCGACCGCGCACCTCACGCCCAATTCCGAGATCCAGCTCGAGATCGGCCAGCGCGATGTCGTCGCGGAAGTCGCGATCCCGCTCAGCGAGGTCGAATATGCGATGGGCAAGCGCTTCACGGTGGCCGCGGACGGCTCGGTGGGTGCCGGCGCAGCGCAGATCATGGCCTATGTCGGTGATCGCCTTGCGCTTTCCACCAGCGGCGCGCGCTGGCGGATCGTGCCCGGCGGCCTCACCATGATCGACAATGGCGGTTCCTACGACGTCCATCTCCGCTTTCGCGCGACCCCGCCCCCCGGCCGGTCCCCGCGCCGTTTCGATCTCGACTATCGCGCGGTGATCGACGTCGTCCCCAGCCATTTCGTGCTGGTGCTGCTGCGATCGGACTATGCCGGCGGCGCGATCAGCCATGAGCCCGAGCTGCTCGGCGGATTGCGGAGCAAGACGACGGTGCTGCATGTCGACCGCGGCAGCGGCAGCGCCTGGAACGGCTTCATCTCGTCGATCGGCCTCGGCATGCAGCATATCGCCGAGGGACATGACCATCTACTGTTCCTGCTCGCGCTGCTGCTGCCCGCGCCCGTGATCGCCGCGGCCGGGCGCTGGACCGGCTATGCCGGCGTGCGCGGTGCGGCGCGCAAGCTCGTCCGCATCGTCACCGCCTTCACCGTCGGCCATTCGGTGACGCTGATCGGCGGCGCCTTCTTCGGCTGGCAACTGCCGGCGCAGCCGGTGGAGGTGCTGATCGCACTGTCGATCCTGGTCTCCGCAGCCCACGCCTTCCGGCCGATCTTCCCCGGCCGCGAGGCGCTGGTCGCCGCCGGGTTCGGCCTGATCCACGGCCTCGCCTTCGCGACACTGGTCGGCAATTACGGGCTCGATCCCTGGCAGAAGGCGCAGTCGATCCTGGGTTTCAATCTCGGCATCGAACTGGTGCAGTTGCTCGTGGTCGCCTGCGTGATGCCCGCGCTGATGCTGCTGGCGCGCGCGCGCGCCTATGCGCCCGTGCGGCTGGCGGGCGCCGGCTTCGCCGCGATCGCCGCCACCGCGTGGCTGATCGAGCGGCTGTTCGGCACGAGCAACATCCTGGCCAGCGCGATCGATTCGATGCTGGTGCATGCGCCCTGGCTGATCCTGGCGCTGACGCTGGCGGCGGTGGGGGTGTTCTGGGCGCGGCGACGGGTGTTGGCGACGGTGTAA
- the cobA gene encoding uroporphyrinogen-III C-methyltransferase, translating into MTYSAQASPVGTVRLVGAGPGDPDLLTVRAARLIGAAHLIVHDGLVDARILAMVVPGAELISVAKQRSRHTMQQEEINALLVARALGGEDVLRLKGGDPFIFGRGGEEVDACRAAGVPVEVVPGISAAIGCAAEALVPLTHREASSAVSFVAGQCKGLTEQDWSGLAGHGRTLVIYMGIATADAIAEKLIADGVSPGIPVAVLEKGGRPDARALRTLLADLGGLIARERVTSPAVIVVGQVAARADADRIATFAKQAELLA; encoded by the coding sequence ATGACTTATTCCGCTCAAGCCAGTCCCGTCGGCACGGTGCGACTGGTCGGCGCCGGCCCCGGCGATCCCGACCTGCTGACCGTGCGCGCCGCCCGGCTGATCGGCGCCGCGCACCTGATCGTGCATGACGGGCTGGTCGATGCCCGCATCCTCGCGATGGTCGTCCCGGGCGCCGAGCTGATCTCGGTCGCCAAGCAGCGCAGCCGCCACACGATGCAGCAGGAAGAGATCAACGCCCTGCTGGTAGCGCGCGCGCTTGGCGGCGAGGATGTGCTGCGGCTGAAGGGCGGCGATCCCTTCATCTTCGGACGGGGCGGAGAGGAAGTGGATGCCTGCCGCGCTGCCGGCGTGCCCGTCGAAGTGGTGCCGGGCATCTCCGCCGCGATCGGCTGTGCCGCCGAAGCACTGGTGCCGCTGACGCATCGCGAGGCATCGAGCGCGGTGAGCTTCGTCGCCGGCCAGTGCAAGGGGCTGACCGAGCAGGACTGGTCCGGGCTTGCCGGCCATGGCCGCACGCTGGTGATCTACATGGGCATCGCCACCGCCGATGCGATCGCCGAGAAGCTGATCGCGGACGGCGTTTCGCCGGGCATCCCGGTTGCCGTGCTCGAAAAGGGCGGCCGGCCCGATGCGCGCGCGTTGCGGACCTTGCTGGCCGACCTGGGTGGCCTGATCGCACGCGAGCGCGTAACGAGCCCGGCAGTGATCGTCGTCGGCCAGGTCGCGGCGCGCGCCGATGCCGACCGGATCGCGACATTTGCCAAACAGGCGGAGCTTCTTGCGTGA
- a CDS encoding nitrite/sulfite reductase, with product MYQYDQYDQAIVDARVEEFRDQVRRRIAGDMTEDQFKPLRLMNGLYLQLHAYMLRVAIPYGTLNGRQMRMLAHIARKYDRDYGHFTTRQNLQYNWIKLDEAPDILAELATVEMHAIQTSGNCIRNISSDQFAGAAADEVADPRPWAELLRQWSTFHPEFSYLPRKFKIAVIASPTDRAAMRLHDIGIELVKRGEVLGARVFVGGGMGRTPMIAPEINPFVPADDLLSYLEACLRVYNRYGRRDNMYKARIKILIHEIGADAYRAQVEEEFAHVKTLDLDPPAAEFDRIAAFFAPPAFEAGLDDSVDRTDPDFAVWIDQNVSAHKQPGYAIVTISLKPIGGIPGDASSAQIDLMADLAERYSFDELRVTHAQNIVLPHVRKADLYAIWQQLAENGLAEANLDLISDIIACPGLDYCSLANARSIPLAQKISARFGAAERQRDIGELKLKISGCINACGHHHAGHIGILGVDRKGTENFQLLLGGSGAEDVSLGKIIGPGFDEDGVVDAIERAIEKYRTLRTDGERFVDTYRRVGMEPFKEAIYG from the coding sequence ATGTATCAGTACGACCAGTATGACCAGGCGATCGTCGACGCCCGCGTCGAGGAGTTTCGCGACCAGGTCCGCCGCCGCATCGCCGGCGACATGACCGAAGACCAGTTCAAGCCTTTGCGGCTGATGAACGGCCTCTATCTTCAGCTCCATGCCTATATGCTGCGCGTCGCCATCCCCTATGGCACGCTCAACGGCCGCCAGATGCGGATGCTGGCGCACATCGCGCGCAAATATGACCGCGACTACGGCCATTTCACCACGCGCCAGAACCTGCAGTACAACTGGATCAAGCTGGACGAGGCGCCGGACATCCTCGCCGAGCTGGCGACGGTGGAGATGCATGCCATCCAGACGAGCGGCAACTGCATCCGCAACATCAGTTCGGACCAGTTCGCCGGCGCCGCTGCCGACGAGGTCGCCGATCCGCGCCCCTGGGCCGAACTGCTGCGGCAATGGTCGACCTTCCACCCGGAATTCAGCTATCTGCCGCGCAAGTTCAAGATCGCGGTGATCGCCTCCCCCACCGATCGCGCGGCGATGCGGCTGCACGACATCGGCATCGAACTGGTCAAGCGCGGCGAGGTGCTGGGTGCCCGCGTGTTCGTGGGCGGCGGCATGGGGCGCACGCCGATGATCGCGCCCGAGATCAACCCGTTCGTCCCCGCCGACGATCTGCTGAGCTATCTCGAGGCGTGCCTGCGCGTCTACAATCGCTACGGCCGCCGCGACAACATGTACAAGGCGCGGATCAAGATCCTGATCCACGAGATCGGCGCGGACGCCTATCGTGCGCAGGTCGAGGAAGAATTCGCACATGTGAAGACGCTCGACCTCGATCCGCCCGCGGCCGAGTTCGATCGCATCGCCGCCTTCTTCGCACCGCCGGCGTTCGAGGCCGGGCTGGACGACAGCGTCGATCGCACGGATCCCGACTTCGCGGTGTGGATCGACCAGAATGTCTCGGCGCACAAGCAGCCGGGCTATGCGATCGTCACGATCAGCCTCAAGCCGATCGGCGGCATCCCCGGCGACGCGTCCTCCGCGCAGATCGACCTGATGGCCGACCTTGCCGAGCGGTACAGCTTCGACGAGCTGCGCGTTACCCATGCGCAGAACATCGTGCTGCCGCACGTCCGCAAGGCCGATCTCTACGCGATCTGGCAGCAGCTCGCCGAGAACGGCCTCGCCGAAGCCAATCTCGACCTGATCAGCGACATCATCGCCTGCCCTGGGCTCGATTATTGCAGCCTCGCCAATGCGCGCTCGATCCCGCTCGCGCAGAAGATCTCGGCACGCTTCGGCGCGGCGGAGCGGCAGCGCGACATCGGCGAGCTCAAGCTCAAGATCTCGGGGTGCATCAACGCCTGCGGCCACCATCATGCCGGCCACATCGGCATCCTCGGCGTCGACCGGAAGGGCACCGAGAACTTCCAGCTGCTGCTCGGCGGATCGGGGGCGGAGGATGTCAGCCTCGGCAAGATCATCGGCCCCGGCTTCGACGAGGACGGCGTGGTCGACGCGATCGAGCGCGCGATCGAGAAATACAGGACACTGCGGACCGACGGCGAACGCTTCGTCGACACCTACCGCCGCGTCGGCATGGAGCCGTTCAAGGAGGCGATCTATGGCTGA